Proteins found in one Terriglobales bacterium genomic segment:
- a CDS encoding CBS domain-containing protein → MGILSAVALLALSELLGAPVQDSSGASRGRVREVALCPQEDPVRVASFIVRTRSGDRLLASASVELLDHHGLRAATEAAAWPAFYGSTEGLLLLERDLLDQQIIDVHGRKVVRVNDVDFLEEQVDHHVQLKVGEVDVGMRGAIRRLLKGIVPRAALNALVAKLPPRTIPWEFVDLIETDPARRVKLKIAHERLARLHPADIADIVEELAPAEREAVFETLDEEVAAEALAEVDPKLQVSIVESLDSERAADIVEEMNPDAAADLLADLPKETTEEILDEMAPAEREEVAELLGFEEDTAAGRMTTDYLALPPHATVAEAIEHLRHFEGDVESLSSIFLINGQDKLVGTVPLARLVLAKPETRLSTLQSEPLLSCNAGANEKEVSALFDKYNLVTLPVVDDQGRLTGVITADDVISLLRAKL, encoded by the coding sequence TTGGGTATTCTCAGCGCAGTGGCGCTGCTGGCCCTCTCCGAGCTTCTGGGCGCTCCTGTGCAGGATTCCTCCGGAGCCAGCCGCGGGCGTGTGCGCGAGGTGGCGCTGTGCCCGCAGGAGGACCCCGTCCGCGTCGCCAGCTTCATCGTGCGCACGCGCTCCGGCGACCGTCTGCTGGCCTCGGCCAGCGTCGAACTGCTCGATCACCACGGGCTGCGGGCCGCCACCGAGGCCGCCGCGTGGCCCGCCTTCTACGGTTCCACCGAAGGCCTGCTGCTGCTGGAGCGCGACCTGCTCGACCAGCAGATCATCGACGTCCACGGGCGCAAGGTCGTGCGCGTCAACGACGTGGATTTCCTGGAAGAGCAGGTCGACCACCACGTGCAGCTCAAGGTGGGCGAGGTGGACGTGGGCATGCGCGGGGCCATCCGCCGCCTGCTCAAGGGGATCGTCCCGCGCGCTGCCCTGAACGCGCTGGTGGCCAAGCTCCCGCCCCGCACCATCCCCTGGGAGTTCGTGGATCTGATCGAGACCGACCCGGCGCGCCGGGTCAAGCTGAAGATCGCCCACGAGCGCCTGGCCCGGCTGCATCCCGCCGACATCGCCGACATCGTGGAAGAGCTGGCGCCCGCCGAGCGCGAGGCCGTCTTCGAGACCCTGGACGAGGAAGTGGCGGCCGAGGCCCTCGCCGAGGTCGATCCCAAGCTGCAGGTCTCCATCGTCGAGTCCCTGGACTCCGAACGCGCCGCCGACATCGTGGAGGAGATGAACCCCGACGCGGCCGCCGACCTGCTGGCCGACCTGCCCAAGGAGACCACGGAAGAGATCCTGGACGAGATGGCGCCGGCAGAACGCGAGGAGGTGGCGGAGCTGCTGGGCTTCGAGGAAGACACCGCCGCCGGGCGCATGACCACCGACTACCTGGCGCTGCCGCCCCACGCCACCGTCGCCGAGGCCATCGAGCACCTGCGCCACTTCGAGGGCGACGTGGAGAGCCTGAGCTCCATCTTCCTCATCAACGGCCAGGACAAGCTGGTGGGCACGGTGCCCCTGGCGCGCCTGGTGCTGGCTAAGCCCGAGACCCGCCTCTCCACCCTGCAGTCCGAGCCCCTGCTCTCCTGCAACGCCGGCGCCAACGAGAAAGAGGTCTCCGCCCTGTTCGACAAGTACAACCTGGTCACGCTGCCGGTGGTGGACGACCAGGGCCGGTTGACCGGCGTGATCACCGCCGACGACGTGATCAGCCTGCTGCGCGCCAAGCTCTGA